A window of Equus caballus isolate H_3958 breed thoroughbred chromosome 10, TB-T2T, whole genome shotgun sequence contains these coding sequences:
- the ZNF599 gene encoding zinc finger protein 599 isoform X2: MSLFQIPLRLIGSGHPVPKPELISLLEHGQELWSGKKVRFKSTYTGERRKHETTELTAASHLAFTEEAPFKEQVTQAAPRDSRLGQARDQEKLSEMQEGNLRPGTDPDEETCPRKLNRKHDLETDDSLCLRVLQERVTTRDALHEHDSQGPRKDPVIDARNNLYKCKECGKGFSKNWALVRHQQIHAGVKPYECSECGKACRYMADFIRHMRFHTGEKPYKCIECGKAFKRRSHLTEHQRIHTGDKPYECKECGKAFTHRSSFIQHNMTHTREKPFLCKECGKAFYYSSSFAQHMRIHTGKKLYECSECGKAFTHRSTFIQHNMTHTGEKPFLCKECGKAFCLNSSFTQHMRIHTGEKPYDCNECGKAFTHRSTFIRHKRTHTGEKPFECKECGKAFCDSSSLIQHMRIHTGERPYECSECGKAFTHHSVFIRHNRTHSGEKPLECKECAKAFYYSSSFTRHMRIHTGEKPYVCRECGKAFTQPANFVRHNRIHTGEKPYECKECEKAFCDNFALTQHMRTHTGEKPFECSECGKAFSHSSSFTHHRKIHTRV; encoded by the exons ATGTCCTTATTCCAGATCCCATTAAGACTGATTGGTTCAG GGCATCCTGTTCCCAAACCAGAGCTGATCTCCCTTCTGGAGCATGGGCAAGAACTGTGGTCAGGGAAGAAAGTCCGCTTCAAAAGCACCTATACAG GTGAAAGAAGAAAACACGAGACCACAGAGCTTACTGCTGCTTCCCACCTGGCCTTCACCGAGGAAGCTCCTTTCAAGGAACAAGTGACACAGGCAGCCCCAAGAGATTCCAGATTGGGGCAAGCAAGAGATCAGGAAAAGCTGTCAGAAATGCAGGAAGGGAACTTAAGGCCAGGAACAGACCCTGACGAGGAGACATGCCCTAGGAAGTTGAACCGTAAACATGATTTGGAAACAGATGATAGTCTGTGTTTAAGGGTTTTACAGGAGCGAGTCACTACACGAGATGCTCTGCATGAACATGATTCCCAGGGACCAAGAAAAGACCCTGTGATTGATGCAAGGAATAACCTCTACAAATGCAAGGAGTGTGGAAAAGGGTTTAGCAAGAATTGGGCCCTTGTTCGGCATCAACAGATTCATGCTGGAGTGAAGCCCTAtgaatgcagtgaatgtgggaaagcctgtCGTTATATGGCAGACTTCATTCGACATATGAGGTTTCATACTGGGGAAAAACCATACAAGTGTATCGAGTGTGGAAAAGCCTTCAAACGTAGGTCTCACCTCACAGAGCACCAGCGTATTCACACTGGAGATAAACCCTATGAGTGCAAAGAATGTGGTAAGGCTTTCACCCACCGCTCCTCTTTTATCCAGCATAATATGACCCACACTAGAGAAAAGCCCTTTTTGTgcaaagaatgtgggaaagctttttaCTACAGCTCTTCCTTCGCCCAACACATGAGGATTCACACTGGAAAGAAACTCTacgagtgcagtgaatgtggaaagGCCTTTACTCACCGCTCCACTTTTATCCAGCATAATATGACCCACACGGGAGAAAAGCCCTTTTTGTGCAAAGAATGCGGAAAAGCTTTTTGCCTCAACTCATCCTTCACTCAACACATGAggattcacactggagagaaaccctatgactGCAACGAGTGTGGCAAGGCCTTTACTCACCGCTCCACTTTTATCCGGCATAAGAGGACccatactggagagaagccctttgagtgcaaagaatgtgggaaagccttttgTGACAGCTCTTCCTTAATTCAACACATGAGGATTCACACTGGTGAGAGGCCctatgagtgcagtgaatgtggaaagGCCTTTACACACCACTCTGTTTTTATCCGACATAACAGGACCCATAGTGGAGAAAAACCCTTGGAGTGTAAAGAATGTGCAAAAGCCTTTTACTATAGCTCTTCCTTTACTCGACACATGAGgattcacactggagaaaaaccctatgTATGCAGAGAATGTGGAAAGGCCTTTACCCAACCTGCAAATTTTGTTCGGCATAATAGGAtccacactggagaaaaaccctatgaGTGCAAAGAATGTGAGAAGGCTTTTTGTGACAACTTTGCCTTAACTCAACACAtgagaactcatactggagagaaaccctttgaatgcagtgaatgtggaaaGGCCTTCAGCCACAGTTCATCTTTCACTCACCATCGAAAGATTCATACCAGAGTTTAA
- the ZNF599 gene encoding zinc finger protein 599 isoform X3, which yields MLETCGLLVSLGHPVPKPELISLLEHGQELWSGKKVRFKSTYTGERRKHETTELTAASHLAFTEEAPFKEQVTQAAPRDSRLGQARDQEKLSEMQEGNLRPGTDPDEETCPRKLNRKHDLETDDSLCLRVLQERVTTRDALHEHDSQGPRKDPVIDARNNLYKCKECGKGFSKNWALVRHQQIHAGVKPYECSECGKACRYMADFIRHMRFHTGEKPYKCIECGKAFKRRSHLTEHQRIHTGDKPYECKECGKAFTHRSSFIQHNMTHTREKPFLCKECGKAFYYSSSFAQHMRIHTGKKLYECSECGKAFTHRSTFIQHNMTHTGEKPFLCKECGKAFCLNSSFTQHMRIHTGEKPYDCNECGKAFTHRSTFIRHKRTHTGEKPFECKECGKAFCDSSSLIQHMRIHTGERPYECSECGKAFTHHSVFIRHNRTHSGEKPLECKECAKAFYYSSSFTRHMRIHTGEKPYVCRECGKAFTQPANFVRHNRIHTGEKPYECKECEKAFCDNFALTQHMRTHTGEKPFECSECGKAFSHSSSFTHHRKIHTRV from the exons ATGCTGGAGACTTGTGGGCTCCTGGTCTCTCTGG GGCATCCTGTTCCCAAACCAGAGCTGATCTCCCTTCTGGAGCATGGGCAAGAACTGTGGTCAGGGAAGAAAGTCCGCTTCAAAAGCACCTATACAG GTGAAAGAAGAAAACACGAGACCACAGAGCTTACTGCTGCTTCCCACCTGGCCTTCACCGAGGAAGCTCCTTTCAAGGAACAAGTGACACAGGCAGCCCCAAGAGATTCCAGATTGGGGCAAGCAAGAGATCAGGAAAAGCTGTCAGAAATGCAGGAAGGGAACTTAAGGCCAGGAACAGACCCTGACGAGGAGACATGCCCTAGGAAGTTGAACCGTAAACATGATTTGGAAACAGATGATAGTCTGTGTTTAAGGGTTTTACAGGAGCGAGTCACTACACGAGATGCTCTGCATGAACATGATTCCCAGGGACCAAGAAAAGACCCTGTGATTGATGCAAGGAATAACCTCTACAAATGCAAGGAGTGTGGAAAAGGGTTTAGCAAGAATTGGGCCCTTGTTCGGCATCAACAGATTCATGCTGGAGTGAAGCCCTAtgaatgcagtgaatgtgggaaagcctgtCGTTATATGGCAGACTTCATTCGACATATGAGGTTTCATACTGGGGAAAAACCATACAAGTGTATCGAGTGTGGAAAAGCCTTCAAACGTAGGTCTCACCTCACAGAGCACCAGCGTATTCACACTGGAGATAAACCCTATGAGTGCAAAGAATGTGGTAAGGCTTTCACCCACCGCTCCTCTTTTATCCAGCATAATATGACCCACACTAGAGAAAAGCCCTTTTTGTgcaaagaatgtgggaaagctttttaCTACAGCTCTTCCTTCGCCCAACACATGAGGATTCACACTGGAAAGAAACTCTacgagtgcagtgaatgtggaaagGCCTTTACTCACCGCTCCACTTTTATCCAGCATAATATGACCCACACGGGAGAAAAGCCCTTTTTGTGCAAAGAATGCGGAAAAGCTTTTTGCCTCAACTCATCCTTCACTCAACACATGAggattcacactggagagaaaccctatgactGCAACGAGTGTGGCAAGGCCTTTACTCACCGCTCCACTTTTATCCGGCATAAGAGGACccatactggagagaagccctttgagtgcaaagaatgtgggaaagccttttgTGACAGCTCTTCCTTAATTCAACACATGAGGATTCACACTGGTGAGAGGCCctatgagtgcagtgaatgtggaaagGCCTTTACACACCACTCTGTTTTTATCCGACATAACAGGACCCATAGTGGAGAAAAACCCTTGGAGTGTAAAGAATGTGCAAAAGCCTTTTACTATAGCTCTTCCTTTACTCGACACATGAGgattcacactggagaaaaaccctatgTATGCAGAGAATGTGGAAAGGCCTTTACCCAACCTGCAAATTTTGTTCGGCATAATAGGAtccacactggagaaaaaccctatgaGTGCAAAGAATGTGAGAAGGCTTTTTGTGACAACTTTGCCTTAACTCAACACAtgagaactcatactggagagaaaccctttgaatgcagtgaatgtggaaaGGCCTTCAGCCACAGTTCATCTTTCACTCACCATCGAAAGATTCATACCAGAGTTTAA
- the ZNF599 gene encoding zinc finger protein 599 isoform X1 codes for MAAPARALVSFEDVAVTFTVEEWRHLDLAQRTLYQEVMLETCGLLVSLGHPVPKPELISLLEHGQELWSGKKVRFKSTYTGERRKHETTELTAASHLAFTEEAPFKEQVTQAAPRDSRLGQARDQEKLSEMQEGNLRPGTDPDEETCPRKLNRKHDLETDDSLCLRVLQERVTTRDALHEHDSQGPRKDPVIDARNNLYKCKECGKGFSKNWALVRHQQIHAGVKPYECSECGKACRYMADFIRHMRFHTGEKPYKCIECGKAFKRRSHLTEHQRIHTGDKPYECKECGKAFTHRSSFIQHNMTHTREKPFLCKECGKAFYYSSSFAQHMRIHTGKKLYECSECGKAFTHRSTFIQHNMTHTGEKPFLCKECGKAFCLNSSFTQHMRIHTGEKPYDCNECGKAFTHRSTFIRHKRTHTGEKPFECKECGKAFCDSSSLIQHMRIHTGERPYECSECGKAFTHHSVFIRHNRTHSGEKPLECKECAKAFYYSSSFTRHMRIHTGEKPYVCRECGKAFTQPANFVRHNRIHTGEKPYECKECEKAFCDNFALTQHMRTHTGEKPFECSECGKAFSHSSSFTHHRKIHTRV; via the exons ATGGCGGCGCCGGCGCGG GCATTGGTATCATTTGAAGATGTGGCCGTGACCTTCACTGTGGAGGAATGGAGACATCTGGACCTGGCCCAGAGGACCTTATACCAGGAGGTGATGCTGGAGACTTGTGGGCTCCTGGTCTCTCTGG GGCATCCTGTTCCCAAACCAGAGCTGATCTCCCTTCTGGAGCATGGGCAAGAACTGTGGTCAGGGAAGAAAGTCCGCTTCAAAAGCACCTATACAG GTGAAAGAAGAAAACACGAGACCACAGAGCTTACTGCTGCTTCCCACCTGGCCTTCACCGAGGAAGCTCCTTTCAAGGAACAAGTGACACAGGCAGCCCCAAGAGATTCCAGATTGGGGCAAGCAAGAGATCAGGAAAAGCTGTCAGAAATGCAGGAAGGGAACTTAAGGCCAGGAACAGACCCTGACGAGGAGACATGCCCTAGGAAGTTGAACCGTAAACATGATTTGGAAACAGATGATAGTCTGTGTTTAAGGGTTTTACAGGAGCGAGTCACTACACGAGATGCTCTGCATGAACATGATTCCCAGGGACCAAGAAAAGACCCTGTGATTGATGCAAGGAATAACCTCTACAAATGCAAGGAGTGTGGAAAAGGGTTTAGCAAGAATTGGGCCCTTGTTCGGCATCAACAGATTCATGCTGGAGTGAAGCCCTAtgaatgcagtgaatgtgggaaagcctgtCGTTATATGGCAGACTTCATTCGACATATGAGGTTTCATACTGGGGAAAAACCATACAAGTGTATCGAGTGTGGAAAAGCCTTCAAACGTAGGTCTCACCTCACAGAGCACCAGCGTATTCACACTGGAGATAAACCCTATGAGTGCAAAGAATGTGGTAAGGCTTTCACCCACCGCTCCTCTTTTATCCAGCATAATATGACCCACACTAGAGAAAAGCCCTTTTTGTgcaaagaatgtgggaaagctttttaCTACAGCTCTTCCTTCGCCCAACACATGAGGATTCACACTGGAAAGAAACTCTacgagtgcagtgaatgtggaaagGCCTTTACTCACCGCTCCACTTTTATCCAGCATAATATGACCCACACGGGAGAAAAGCCCTTTTTGTGCAAAGAATGCGGAAAAGCTTTTTGCCTCAACTCATCCTTCACTCAACACATGAggattcacactggagagaaaccctatgactGCAACGAGTGTGGCAAGGCCTTTACTCACCGCTCCACTTTTATCCGGCATAAGAGGACccatactggagagaagccctttgagtgcaaagaatgtgggaaagccttttgTGACAGCTCTTCCTTAATTCAACACATGAGGATTCACACTGGTGAGAGGCCctatgagtgcagtgaatgtggaaagGCCTTTACACACCACTCTGTTTTTATCCGACATAACAGGACCCATAGTGGAGAAAAACCCTTGGAGTGTAAAGAATGTGCAAAAGCCTTTTACTATAGCTCTTCCTTTACTCGACACATGAGgattcacactggagaaaaaccctatgTATGCAGAGAATGTGGAAAGGCCTTTACCCAACCTGCAAATTTTGTTCGGCATAATAGGAtccacactggagaaaaaccctatgaGTGCAAAGAATGTGAGAAGGCTTTTTGTGACAACTTTGCCTTAACTCAACACAtgagaactcatactggagagaaaccctttgaatgcagtgaatgtggaaaGGCCTTCAGCCACAGTTCATCTTTCACTCACCATCGAAAGATTCATACCAGAGTTTAA